In the genome of Leptolyngbya subtilissima AS-A7, one region contains:
- the hisG gene encoding ATP phosphoribosyltransferase produces MLTIALPKGGMLKDSIRLLQAVGLDFSLFLDSANRQLQITDASGQATGLLVRAQDVPVYVEYGQAQLGMVGYDVLREKKPAVAHLADLGFGGCRLSVAVKTTSPYRSALDLPAHSRVASKYVNCARDYFQSLDLPVEIVPLYGSVELGPITGMSEAIVDLVSTGKTLKENNLMELEVLYHSTARLIAHPLSYRVNPYGLKDLIDRVRTQAEAVTV; encoded by the coding sequence ATGCTCACCATCGCGCTACCCAAGGGCGGCATGCTCAAAGACAGCATTCGCCTACTCCAAGCTGTTGGCCTCGACTTTAGCCTGTTTCTCGACAGCGCTAATCGCCAGCTGCAAATTACCGACGCCTCGGGCCAGGCGACAGGGCTACTGGTGCGCGCCCAGGATGTGCCCGTCTATGTGGAATACGGTCAAGCGCAGCTCGGCATGGTTGGCTACGACGTACTGCGCGAGAAAAAGCCCGCTGTAGCCCACTTGGCTGACTTAGGTTTTGGCGGCTGTCGTCTGTCGGTGGCCGTCAAAACCACCAGCCCCTATCGCTCGGCCCTCGATCTGCCTGCCCACAGCCGGGTGGCCTCTAAGTACGTCAACTGCGCCCGCGACTACTTTCAAAGCCTAGATTTGCCGGTAGAAATTGTGCCTCTTTACGGCTCGGTAGAGTTGGGGCCGATTACGGGCATGTCGGAGGCGATCGTCGATCTAGTTTCGACGGGCAAAACCTTGAAGGAAAACAACCTGATGGAGCTAGAGGTGCTCTACCACAGCACTGCCCGACTGATTGCCCACCCGCTGAGCTATCGGGTCAACCCCTACGGTCTAAAGGATTTGATCGATCGGGTGCGCACCCAGGCAGAGGCAGTGACTGTGTAG
- a CDS encoding LL-diaminopimelate aminotransferase — MATINDNYLKLKAGYLFPEIARRVSAFAEANPDAPIIKLGIGDVTEPLPEACRTAMVKAVEDMGDRTSFHGYGPEQGYLWLREKIAQHDFQSRGCDIDASEIFISDGSKCDCGNILDIFGSNNSIAVTDPVYPVYVDTNVMAGHTGPANENGEYGGLTYLPISAANAFTASIPHEKVDLIYLCFPNNPTGAVASKEHLQAWVNYARAHGSIILFDAAYEGFITDPTIPHSIYEIEGARECAIEFRSFSKNAGFTGTRCALTVVPKTLMGKADDGSEIALHGLWNRRQSTKFNGVSYIVQRGAEAVYSPEGQAQTKALIDFYMENARIIREQLTAAGIAVYGGVNAPYVWVKTPNDLTSWDFFDKLLHTCHVVGTPGSGFGAAGEGYFRISAFNSRDNVNEAMRRVTEKFRV; from the coding sequence ATGGCCACTATCAACGACAACTATCTCAAGCTTAAAGCGGGCTACCTGTTCCCCGAAATTGCTCGCCGGGTCAGCGCTTTTGCCGAGGCCAACCCCGACGCTCCGATTATTAAGCTGGGCATTGGCGATGTGACCGAGCCCCTGCCCGAAGCCTGCCGCACCGCCATGGTCAAAGCGGTGGAAGACATGGGCGATCGCACCTCCTTCCACGGCTACGGCCCTGAGCAGGGCTACCTCTGGCTGCGCGAAAAAATTGCCCAACACGATTTTCAGAGCCGGGGCTGCGACATTGATGCCAGCGAAATCTTTATCTCCGACGGCTCCAAGTGCGACTGCGGCAACATTCTCGATATTTTTGGCAGCAACAACTCGATCGCCGTCACCGACCCGGTCTACCCCGTCTATGTCGACACTAATGTGATGGCAGGCCACACCGGCCCCGCCAACGAAAACGGCGAGTACGGCGGCCTCACCTACCTGCCGATCAGCGCCGCCAATGCCTTCACCGCCAGCATCCCCCACGAAAAAGTAGATCTGATCTATCTCTGCTTCCCCAACAACCCCACCGGGGCGGTCGCCAGCAAAGAGCATTTGCAAGCCTGGGTCAACTACGCCCGCGCCCACGGCTCAATCATTCTGTTTGATGCCGCCTACGAAGGCTTTATCACCGACCCCACCATTCCCCACTCCATCTATGAAATTGAGGGAGCGCGGGAATGTGCGATCGAATTCCGCTCCTTCTCGAAGAATGCTGGCTTCACCGGTACTCGCTGTGCTTTAACAGTTGTCCCCAAAACCCTCATGGGCAAAGCCGATGACGGCAGCGAAATAGCCCTCCACGGCCTGTGGAACCGCCGCCAATCCACCAAGTTCAACGGCGTCTCCTACATCGTGCAGCGCGGGGCCGAGGCGGTTTACTCTCCCGAGGGTCAGGCTCAAACAAAAGCCCTAATCGACTTTTATATGGAGAACGCTCGCATCATTCGCGAGCAGCTCACGGCCGCAGGCATTGCTGTCTATGGCGGCGTCAACGCCCCCTACGTCTGGGTCAAAACCCCCAACGACCTGACCAGCTGGGACTTTTTCGATAAGCTCTTGCACACTTGCCATGTGGTCGGCACCCCCGGCTCGGGCTTTGGGGCCGCAGGCGAAGGTTACTTCCGCATCTCAGCCTTCAACAGCCGCGACAACGTGAACGAAGCCATGCGCCGCGTCACTGAGAAATTCCGGGTGTAA
- the purC gene encoding phosphoribosylaminoimidazolesuccinocarboxamide synthase: protein MVPGESFGEKLYEGKAKIIYATDDPAVLLTYFKDDATAFNAQKKGQIVGKGHINCAISTYLFKQLEAAGIETHWLETTGDRTMRVKALQIIPLEVVVRNLAAGSLCKQTGLPLGQRLDPPLVEFYYKDDALGDPLLTGDRIRAMAIASEEQIATLRRLALRINQILTDFFMGCAITLVDFKLEFGLDTQQQILLGDEISPDTCRLWDQTTDDEAQRVLDKDRFRQDLGQVEAAYQRVLEKVAAQSAKN from the coding sequence ATGGTCCCTGGTGAATCTTTTGGCGAAAAACTCTACGAAGGCAAGGCCAAAATTATCTATGCCACCGACGACCCGGCGGTGCTGCTGACCTACTTTAAAGATGACGCCACTGCTTTTAATGCCCAAAAGAAGGGCCAGATAGTTGGCAAGGGGCACATCAACTGCGCTATCTCTACCTATCTTTTTAAGCAGCTTGAGGCAGCAGGCATTGAGACCCATTGGCTAGAAACAACGGGCGATCGCACCATGCGGGTCAAAGCCCTCCAGATCATTCCCCTCGAAGTCGTCGTTAGAAATTTGGCGGCGGGCAGCCTCTGCAAGCAGACCGGTCTGCCCCTAGGCCAGCGCCTCGATCCGCCGCTGGTGGAGTTCTATTATAAGGACGACGCACTGGGTGATCCGCTGCTGACGGGCGATCGCATTCGCGCCATGGCAATCGCCAGTGAGGAACAGATCGCCACTCTGCGCCGTCTTGCCCTCAGAATCAATCAAATCCTGACGGATTTCTTCATGGGTTGCGCTATCACCCTGGTTGACTTCAAGCTGGAGTTTGGCCTCGATACCCAACAGCAGATTTTGCTGGGCGACGAAATTAGCCCTGACACCTGCCGTCTATGGGATCAAACCACCGACGACGAAGCTCAACGGGTGCTCGACAAAGATCGCTTTCGGCAAGATCTGGGCCAAGTCGAAGCAGCTTACCAGCGTGTGCTAGAAAAGGTGGCGGCACAATCGGCCAAGAATTAG